Proteins from a genomic interval of Kitasatospora kifunensis:
- a CDS encoding GDSL-type esterase/lipase family protein — translation MPESWISTTRARRVSRPLAALLALPLTATGLLTLAAPAHAATGPTASVTLGDSYISGEAGRWQGNSDDTSDSRDGTDRAWNGSGYDPSTVYGSTYASGCDRSDVAEVNSATQIAQTSINLACSGATTANVFRAADGGQSLKGEAPQADQLAIVAAQNDVKLITLSIGGNDLGFSDVITACAKDYVLWGSTCNADEQSAIEAEMPAAMAGVGKAIDEIRAVMTDDGYAADSYRIVLQSYPSPIPRSSENRYSESGWDRVSTGGCPFWNADSDWARDTMVPEVSDQLAAVAAAKGVQFLDLRDLLQGREVCSTATQLATPDSPPSATTSEWARFVDSGALSATQGTTQESMHPNYYAQLALGRCLSLLWAQPTGNAACRNTPGQDASGMYLASS, via the coding sequence GTGCCCGAAAGCTGGATCAGCACCACGCGTGCCCGCAGAGTCAGCCGACCGCTGGCCGCGCTGCTCGCCCTTCCGCTCACCGCCACCGGCCTGCTCACCCTGGCCGCCCCGGCGCACGCCGCCACCGGCCCCACGGCGAGCGTCACGCTCGGCGACAGCTACATCTCCGGGGAGGCGGGCCGCTGGCAGGGCAACAGCGACGACACCTCCGACAGCCGCGACGGTACCGACCGGGCCTGGAACGGCAGCGGCTACGACCCGAGCACGGTCTACGGCTCGACCTACGCCAGCGGGTGCGACCGCTCGGACGTGGCCGAGGTCAACAGCGCCACCCAGATCGCCCAGACCAGCATCAACCTGGCCTGCTCCGGCGCCACCACCGCCAACGTCTTCCGGGCCGCCGACGGTGGCCAGAGCCTCAAGGGCGAGGCCCCGCAGGCCGACCAGCTGGCCATCGTGGCCGCGCAGAACGACGTCAAGCTGATCACCCTGTCGATCGGCGGCAACGACCTCGGCTTCTCGGACGTCATCACCGCCTGCGCCAAGGACTACGTGCTCTGGGGCTCGACCTGCAACGCCGACGAGCAGTCCGCGATCGAGGCCGAGATGCCCGCCGCGATGGCCGGGGTCGGCAAGGCGATCGACGAGATCCGCGCGGTGATGACCGACGACGGCTACGCCGCCGACTCCTACCGGATCGTGCTGCAGTCCTACCCCTCGCCGATCCCGCGCAGCAGCGAGAACCGCTACTCGGAGAGCGGCTGGGACCGCGTCTCCACGGGTGGTTGCCCGTTCTGGAACGCCGACTCGGACTGGGCCAGGGACACCATGGTCCCCGAGGTCTCCGACCAGCTGGCGGCGGTGGCCGCCGCCAAGGGCGTGCAGTTCCTGGACCTGCGTGACCTGCTGCAGGGCCGTGAGGTCTGCTCCACCGCCACCCAGCTGGCCACCCCGGACAGCCCGCCCTCGGCGACCACCAGCGAGTGGGCCCGCTTCGTGGACTCCGGTGCGCTCAGCGCCACCCAGGGCACCACCCAGGAGTCGATGCACCCCAACTACTACGCCCAGCTCGCGCTCGGCCGCTGCCTCTCGCTGCTGTGGGCGCAGCCCACCGGCAATGCCGCCTGCCGCAACACGCCGGGCCAGGACGCCTCGGGGATGTATCTGGCCTCCTCCTGA
- a CDS encoding aminotransferase class I/II-fold pyridoxal phosphate-dependent enzyme has product MLGDYRIQGRRATDIAADVERAVGSGELEPGQALPPLRDLAEELGINPNTVAAAYRLLRDRGVIETAGRRGSRIRPRPVTSYRDQVRVHVPADARNLAAGNPDPRLLPALGPAFATAAAAADRAPVLYGHPAAEPALVALAEAGFLADGLPEAAFAVTAGALDAIDRVLATQLRPGDAVAVEDPGWGSLLDLLPAHGLRTLPVALDDQGPRPESVAAALAAGARALIVTNRAQNPTGAAVTPARAAALRAVLAGHPEVLLLEDDHGHGITELPFATLVCGPDRRPVASRWVVIRSAAKAFGPDLRLAVLTGDEDTVGRLLGRQRLDTGWVSHLLQRAVAELWRTHGAGPAGVAEAYRERRQALLTALAGHGIAAHGDSGVNVWVAVPEETAVVVGLLQRGWAVTPGAAFRVQSPPGIRITVSRLDPVEAPRLAADLAAVLGRAEAGARQI; this is encoded by the coding sequence GTGCTAGGAGACTATCGGATCCAAGGACGCCGCGCCACGGACATCGCGGCCGACGTCGAACGCGCGGTCGGCTCCGGCGAGCTCGAGCCGGGCCAGGCGCTGCCCCCACTACGCGACCTGGCCGAAGAGCTGGGCATCAACCCCAACACCGTCGCCGCGGCCTACCGCCTGCTGCGCGACCGCGGGGTGATCGAGACCGCCGGGCGCCGGGGCAGCCGGATCCGCCCCCGCCCGGTCACCAGCTACCGCGACCAGGTGCGGGTGCACGTCCCGGCCGATGCCAGGAACCTGGCGGCCGGCAACCCCGACCCGCGCCTGCTGCCCGCGCTCGGCCCGGCGTTCGCGACGGCCGCCGCCGCGGCCGACCGGGCGCCGGTGCTCTACGGCCACCCCGCCGCCGAGCCCGCACTGGTCGCGCTCGCCGAGGCGGGCTTCCTGGCCGACGGCCTACCCGAGGCCGCCTTCGCGGTCACCGCGGGCGCGTTGGACGCGATCGACCGGGTGCTCGCCACCCAGCTGCGCCCGGGCGACGCGGTCGCGGTCGAGGATCCGGGCTGGGGCAGCCTGCTCGACCTGCTGCCCGCCCACGGCCTGCGCACGCTGCCGGTGGCGCTGGACGACCAGGGCCCGCGACCCGAGTCGGTGGCCGCCGCGCTGGCGGCCGGCGCCCGCGCGCTGATCGTCACCAACCGGGCGCAGAACCCGACCGGGGCCGCCGTCACCCCTGCCCGCGCCGCCGCGCTGCGTGCGGTGCTGGCCGGGCACCCCGAGGTCCTGCTGCTGGAGGACGACCACGGGCACGGCATCACCGAACTGCCGTTCGCCACCCTGGTCTGCGGGCCGGACCGACGACCGGTCGCCTCGCGCTGGGTGGTGATCCGCTCCGCGGCCAAGGCCTTCGGTCCCGACCTGCGCCTGGCCGTCCTGACGGGGGACGAGGACACGGTCGGTCGGCTGCTGGGCCGTCAACGGCTGGACACCGGCTGGGTCAGCCACCTGCTCCAGCGCGCCGTCGCCGAGCTGTGGCGCACCCACGGCGCGGGTCCGGCGGGCGTCGCCGAGGCCTACCGGGAGCGCCGGCAGGCGCTGCTCACGGCGCTGGCCGGGCACGGCATCGCCGCACACGGCGACAGCGGGGTGAACGTCTGGGTGGCGGTACCCGAGGAGACCGCGGTGGTGGTGGGCCTGCTGCAGCGCGGCTGGGCGGTCACTCCGGGGGCGGCGTTCCGGGTGCAGTCGCCGCCCGGGATCCGGATCACCGTCTCCCGCCTGGACCCGGTGGAGGCGCCCCGGCTGGCCGCCGACCTCGCGGCCGTGCTGGGCCGCGCCGAGGCGGGCGCCCGGCAGATCTGA
- a CDS encoding pyridoxamine 5'-phosphate oxidase family protein produces the protein MSDPRTAPGESGVSGVSGVSGEENARYARTARTTPTRYKDRASWERAEIHAVLDTAWVCHLGFVTAGGPVVLPTIFARVDDRLYLHGSTGSRPLRAAGEPGGLPVCVTVTQVDGLVLTKSAFNHSVNFRSVVAHGIAEQVTDPEELALALDALVDHAIPGRSQDCRPGNPKELAKTAVIRLVLDEVSAKSRADDAQDDPEDQDLPYWSGVVPVGAVYGAPVPHPGTERELPAYLRDFQPAGAPC, from the coding sequence ATGTCGGACCCGCGGACCGCGCCGGGCGAGTCGGGCGTGTCGGGCGTGTCGGGCGTGTCGGGCGAGGAGAACGCGCGGTACGCGCGCACCGCTCGGACCACACCCACCCGCTACAAGGACCGGGCCAGCTGGGAGCGGGCCGAGATCCACGCCGTCCTGGACACCGCCTGGGTCTGCCACCTGGGCTTCGTCACGGCCGGCGGTCCGGTCGTGCTGCCCACGATCTTCGCCCGGGTCGACGACCGGCTCTACCTGCACGGCTCCACCGGCAGCCGCCCGCTGCGCGCCGCCGGCGAGCCGGGGGGCCTGCCGGTCTGCGTCACGGTCACCCAGGTGGACGGCCTGGTGCTGACCAAGTCCGCCTTCAACCACTCCGTCAACTTCCGCTCGGTGGTGGCCCACGGCATCGCCGAGCAGGTCACCGACCCCGAGGAGCTGGCGCTGGCGCTGGACGCGCTGGTCGACCACGCGATCCCAGGGCGCTCACAGGACTGCCGCCCCGGCAACCCCAAGGAGCTGGCCAAGACGGCGGTGATCCGCCTGGTGCTCGACGAGGTCTCGGCCAAGAGCCGCGCGGACGACGCCCAGGACGACCCCGAGGACCAGGACCTGCCGTACTGGTCCGGTGTCGTGCCGGTCGGCGCCGTCTACGGCGCACCCGTCCCGCACCCGGGCACCGAGCGTGAACTGCCCGCCTACCTGCGCGACTTCCAGCCGGCGGGTGCGCCGTGCTGA
- a CDS encoding FMN-binding negative transcriptional regulator translates to MLIRSWDRGEEGEWLQWLAGRDFGVLAANGTGESGPVLVPTHFLLDADQGEILLHLGKPNPLFAAIEANPQVTLAVTDDCAFVPSYWRATQVPTSYYASVQFTCLAEPVDDAAGKAGILNRQLTHFQPETPAVRVVPGAEPYGPQLSGIRGLRLTVRQVRAKFKYDDKVPVEQQAAMAERLAERAGPGDAGARAQLLRRNAQRGGCPVGEP, encoded by the coding sequence GTGCTGATCCGTTCCTGGGACCGCGGCGAGGAGGGCGAGTGGCTCCAGTGGCTGGCCGGGCGGGACTTCGGCGTACTGGCGGCCAACGGCACCGGGGAGAGCGGCCCGGTGCTGGTCCCCACGCACTTCCTGCTCGACGCCGACCAGGGTGAGATCCTGCTGCACCTGGGCAAGCCCAACCCGCTCTTCGCAGCGATCGAGGCGAACCCTCAGGTGACCCTCGCGGTCACCGACGACTGTGCCTTCGTCCCCAGCTACTGGCGGGCCACCCAGGTGCCCACCAGCTACTACGCCTCCGTGCAGTTCACCTGCCTGGCCGAGCCGGTGGACGACGCCGCGGGCAAGGCCGGGATCCTCAACCGGCAGCTGACGCACTTCCAACCGGAGACCCCAGCGGTACGGGTGGTCCCGGGCGCCGAGCCGTACGGGCCGCAGCTGTCGGGCATCCGCGGGCTGCGGCTGACGGTGCGCCAGGTACGGGCGAAGTTCAAGTACGACGACAAGGTGCCGGTGGAGCAACAGGCCGCGATGGCCGAGCGGCTCGCCGAGCGCGCGGGCCCCGGGGACGCGGGCGCCCGGGCGCAGCTGCTGCGGCGCAACGCCCAGCGGGGCGGCTGCCCGGTGGGGGAGCCCTAG
- a CDS encoding sugar porter family MFS transporter gives MGGFLFGYDSAVINGAVTGIQRHFHVGSGETAFVVAIALLGSAVGAVAAGWLADHFGRVRTMLLAATLFAISGVGSMFPPSIQVLATWRVLGGIAIGIASVIAPTYIAEVAPAAYRGRLASFQQLAIVLGITVSQLANYALNSAAGGESTGHLAGIQAWRWMLGVETVPALIYGLMALSIPESPRHLIATGREEKARQVLREVEGPGVDLDSRVAEIRAVLHSEHKPRLTDLTGGRFGLLPIVWVGIGASVFQQFVGINVIFYYSSLLWQSVGINESNSLLISLSTSIINVIGTVIAMLLVDRIGRKPLALAGSIGMAAALSTAAWAFSYRHGTGTSATLPSLQGTVALVAAHVFVLCFAFSWGVVVWVLLGEMFPNKIRALALSVAASAQWIANWAITVSFPDLSDWNLSATYVIYACFALLSIPFVAFCIKETRGKALEEMG, from the coding sequence ATGGGCGGTTTCCTGTTCGGCTACGACAGTGCGGTGATCAACGGCGCCGTCACCGGCATCCAGCGGCACTTCCACGTCGGCAGCGGCGAGACCGCCTTCGTGGTGGCGATCGCGCTGCTCGGCTCCGCGGTCGGCGCGGTCGCGGCGGGCTGGCTGGCCGACCACTTCGGCCGGGTGCGGACCATGCTGCTGGCCGCCACGCTCTTCGCGATCAGCGGGGTCGGCTCGATGTTCCCACCCAGCATCCAGGTGCTGGCCACCTGGCGTGTGCTGGGCGGCATCGCGATCGGCATCGCCTCGGTGATCGCGCCCACCTACATCGCCGAGGTGGCGCCCGCTGCCTACCGGGGCCGACTGGCCTCCTTCCAGCAGCTGGCGATCGTGCTCGGCATCACCGTCTCCCAGCTGGCCAACTACGCGCTCAACTCGGCGGCCGGCGGGGAGTCCACCGGGCACCTGGCCGGCATCCAGGCCTGGCGGTGGATGCTCGGCGTGGAGACCGTGCCGGCCCTGATCTACGGGCTGATGGCGCTGAGCATCCCCGAGTCGCCGCGCCACCTGATCGCCACCGGGCGGGAGGAGAAGGCCCGTCAGGTGCTGCGCGAGGTCGAGGGCCCCGGGGTGGACCTGGACAGCAGGGTGGCGGAGATCCGGGCGGTGCTGCACAGCGAACACAAGCCCCGGCTCACGGATCTGACGGGCGGTCGGTTCGGCCTGCTGCCGATCGTCTGGGTCGGCATCGGCGCCTCGGTCTTCCAGCAGTTCGTCGGCATCAACGTGATCTTCTACTACTCCTCCCTGCTCTGGCAGTCCGTCGGGATCAACGAGAGCAACTCGCTGCTGATCAGCCTCTCCACCTCGATCATCAACGTCATCGGCACGGTGATCGCGATGCTGCTGGTGGACCGGATCGGCCGCAAACCGCTGGCCCTGGCCGGCTCGATCGGCATGGCGGCCGCGCTGTCCACCGCCGCCTGGGCGTTCTCCTACCGCCATGGCACCGGCACCAGCGCCACCCTGCCGAGCCTGCAGGGCACCGTGGCGCTGGTCGCGGCCCACGTCTTCGTGCTCTGCTTCGCCTTCTCCTGGGGCGTGGTGGTCTGGGTACTGCTCGGCGAGATGTTCCCGAACAAGATCCGCGCGCTCGCCCTGTCGGTTGCGGCCTCGGCCCAGTGGATCGCCAACTGGGCGATCACCGTCAGCTTCCCCGACCTCTCGGACTGGAACCTGTCGGCCACCTACGTGATCTACGCCTGCTTCGCGCTGCTCTCCATCCCGTTCGTGGCCTTCTGCATCAAGGAGACCCGAGGCAAGGCGCTGGAGGAGATGGGCTGA
- a CDS encoding dienelactone hydrolase family protein, with the protein MADPSSGAQNVTFPSNGEQAHGYLALPPAGRGPGLLVIQEWWGLTSHMTSMVDRFAAEGFVALAPDLYGGATTHDRAEAAELLARLPTERAARDLRGAVDFLLEHPALVGDAVAVVGFCMGGGFALRLAAQEGDKVAAVVPFYGLPREPGYDYRGLTAHVLGHFAEYDKGLPTEAVDEAAILIGEATDRRPEIHFYPAGHAFMNDENVPGSYDPLQAKIAWRRTLSFLRGHLG; encoded by the coding sequence ATGGCCGACCCCAGCTCTGGAGCGCAGAACGTCACCTTTCCCAGCAACGGGGAGCAGGCGCACGGCTACCTCGCGCTGCCGCCCGCCGGCCGCGGGCCCGGGCTGCTGGTGATCCAGGAGTGGTGGGGGCTGACCAGCCACATGACCTCGATGGTCGACCGGTTCGCCGCCGAGGGGTTCGTGGCGCTGGCCCCGGACCTGTACGGCGGCGCCACCACGCACGACCGCGCCGAGGCCGCCGAGCTGCTCGCGCGACTGCCGACCGAGCGCGCGGCGCGGGACCTGCGCGGCGCCGTCGACTTCCTGCTCGAACACCCCGCGCTGGTCGGTGACGCGGTCGCGGTGGTCGGCTTCTGCATGGGCGGCGGCTTCGCGCTGCGGCTGGCCGCCCAGGAGGGCGACAAGGTGGCCGCGGTGGTCCCGTTCTACGGGCTGCCGCGCGAGCCGGGCTACGACTACCGGGGACTGACCGCGCACGTGCTGGGCCACTTCGCCGAGTACGACAAGGGGCTGCCGACCGAGGCGGTGGACGAGGCGGCGATCCTGATCGGCGAGGCCACCGACCGCCGTCCGGAGATCCACTTCTACCCGGCCGGGCACGCCTTCATGAACGACGAGAACGTGCCGGGCAGTTACGACCCGCTGCAGGCCAAGATCGCCTGGCGCCGCACCCTCAGCTTCCTGCGCGGCCACCTGGGCTGA
- a CDS encoding MFS transporter, producing the protein MPNRTKGHTRPLAWAGREYLIQTGATVVGGLGNAGAPIATAFALLRMGGGAAAIGYVTGARLAATVLFLLIGGAVADRLPRHRVMVAANVGNALSQAALAALVLTGSAKLWQVVLLASANGIGQAFYAPAAEGMIMESVDQEQAPRAFALFRTALNSSQIGGAALGGALVAAVGPGWVLALDATTLAAAGTLRVFLRAPTPTGQQAEREAGSGMLADLREGWREFTSRRWLWAVVVQYGVVNACLIAAESVLGPIVADQRLGGPRPWGLVNAAMGAGLVAGGLLMVRWQPRRLLLAGTAGVLLFALPAATLAAGAPLTVLGGAMFASGIGGTVYGVCWMIALQQEIPAASFSRVAAYDWCGSVALAPVGTMAAAPLAGGLGLNGALWACAGGMTLLSLLVLAVPEVRQLARVTAAPPPSGLRSETPAPTAVRSEAAA; encoded by the coding sequence ATGCCGAACCGAACCAAGGGCCACACCCGTCCACTCGCCTGGGCCGGGCGCGAGTACCTGATCCAGACCGGCGCCACCGTGGTCGGCGGCCTCGGCAACGCCGGTGCCCCGATCGCCACCGCCTTCGCGCTGCTGCGGATGGGCGGCGGCGCCGCCGCGATCGGCTACGTCACCGGCGCGCGGCTGGCGGCCACCGTGCTCTTCCTGCTGATCGGCGGCGCGGTGGCCGACCGGCTGCCACGGCACCGGGTGATGGTCGCCGCCAACGTCGGCAACGCGCTCTCCCAAGCGGCGCTGGCCGCCCTGGTGCTGACCGGCTCGGCCAAGCTCTGGCAGGTGGTGCTGCTGGCCTCGGCCAACGGGATCGGCCAGGCCTTCTACGCCCCGGCGGCCGAGGGCATGATCATGGAATCGGTCGACCAGGAGCAGGCCCCACGGGCCTTCGCGCTCTTCCGTACCGCGCTCAACTCCTCGCAGATCGGCGGCGCCGCGCTCGGTGGCGCGCTGGTCGCGGCGGTCGGCCCCGGCTGGGTGCTGGCGCTGGATGCCACCACGCTGGCGGCCGCCGGCACGCTGCGGGTCTTCCTGCGCGCGCCCACGCCGACCGGGCAGCAGGCGGAGCGCGAGGCCGGGTCCGGGATGCTGGCCGATCTACGCGAAGGCTGGCGGGAGTTCACCTCCCGGCGCTGGCTGTGGGCGGTGGTGGTGCAGTACGGGGTGGTGAACGCCTGCCTGATCGCCGCCGAGTCGGTGCTCGGCCCGATCGTCGCCGACCAGCGGCTCGGCGGCCCTCGGCCGTGGGGACTGGTCAACGCGGCGATGGGTGCCGGGCTGGTGGCCGGCGGCCTGCTGATGGTCCGTTGGCAGCCGCGCCGGCTGCTGCTGGCCGGCACCGCGGGGGTGCTGCTCTTCGCGCTGCCCGCCGCCACCCTGGCGGCCGGCGCACCGTTGACCGTGCTGGGCGGCGCGATGTTCGCCTCCGGGATCGGCGGCACGGTCTACGGGGTCTGCTGGATGATCGCGCTGCAGCAGGAGATCCCGGCCGCGAGCTTCTCCCGGGTCGCCGCCTACGACTGGTGCGGCTCGGTGGCGCTGGCCCCGGTGGGGACGATGGCGGCCGCGCCGCTGGCGGGCGGGCTTGGGCTGAACGGAGCGCTGTGGGCCTGCGCGGGCGGGATGACCCTGCTGTCGCTGCTGGTGCTGGCGGTGCCGGAGGTTCGGCAACTGGCCCGGGTGACAGCGGCCCCACCGCCGAGCGGGCTGCGCTCCGAGACGCCCGCACCGACCGCGGTCCGCTCCGAGGCGGCGGCCTGA
- a CDS encoding TetR/AcrR family transcriptional regulator: MTENVPPLPVGVLREPQQQRSREKVARILAATARLLQERDYEEVGTKLIAAEAEVSVGVLYRFFPDKQAIVSTLTVRWLDEFTAITEQVLTGPLPPTPSELGAQLVEAHARFRREQPGFHRLWFYGPPLPALREYDENTDRQLAAAIRTALVDRYGYPDTPAFALRTELVVASAGRLLNTAFRDHPEGDPAILAEIRLMLDRWLFEREAAIG; this comes from the coding sequence ATGACCGAGAACGTGCCACCGCTGCCCGTCGGCGTGCTGCGCGAGCCGCAGCAGCAGCGCAGCCGGGAGAAGGTGGCCCGGATCCTGGCGGCCACCGCCCGACTCCTTCAGGAGCGGGACTACGAGGAGGTCGGGACCAAGCTGATCGCCGCCGAGGCCGAGGTCTCGGTGGGGGTGCTGTACCGGTTCTTCCCGGACAAGCAGGCGATCGTCAGCACCCTGACGGTGCGCTGGCTGGACGAGTTCACGGCCATCACCGAGCAGGTCCTCACCGGACCGCTGCCCCCCACCCCGAGCGAGCTGGGCGCCCAACTGGTCGAGGCGCACGCCCGCTTCCGGCGCGAACAGCCGGGCTTCCACCGACTCTGGTTCTACGGCCCGCCGCTGCCCGCACTGCGCGAGTACGACGAGAACACCGACCGCCAATTGGCCGCCGCCATCCGCACCGCCCTGGTGGACCGGTACGGCTACCCGGACACCCCCGCCTTCGCGCTGCGCACCGAACTCGTGGTGGCGAGCGCCGGCCGGCTGCTCAACACCGCCTTCCGCGACCACCCCGAGGGCGACCCGGCGATCCTCGCCGAGATCCGGCTGATGCTGGACCGATGGCTGTTCGAACGCGAGGCCGCGATCGGCTGA
- a CDS encoding YegP family protein produces MAGKFELYTDESGMHRFRLKASNGSVVVVGDAHETRESLLQNIESLRKLAPYAEVREASASPA; encoded by the coding sequence ATGGCAGGGAAGTTCGAACTGTACACCGATGAGAGCGGCATGCACCGGTTCCGGCTCAAGGCCAGCAACGGCTCGGTCGTCGTGGTCGGCGACGCGCACGAGACCAGGGAATCGCTGCTGCAGAACATCGAGTCGCTCCGCAAGCTCGCACCGTACGCGGAGGTCCGCGAGGCGAGCGCGAGCCCGGCGTAG